The proteins below are encoded in one region of Rubrobacter aplysinae:
- the hisA gene encoding 1-(5-phosphoribosyl)-5-[(5-phosphoribosylamino)methylideneamino]imidazole-4-carboxamide isomerase yields the protein MIPVEFTVFPAIDLRGGRCVRLKQGDFDRSKEYDADPVSRAREWERQGARAIHVVDLDGAKSGSPVQLDLIKEMARAVDVPLQAGGGVRTLEDARRLRDSGAARMVMGTAAVDDRDLRLRAVEELGVALVVAVDARGGVVATHGWQRESGIEVLELAEELDADGVASVLYTDVSRDGMDAGAALEETAAVAERIATIASGGVRGASDISALAKLPGVTGAIVGTALYEGAVTLEELLEAASKG from the coding sequence ATGATACCGGTGGAGTTCACGGTCTTCCCGGCGATAGACCTGCGTGGCGGCAGGTGCGTCCGGCTCAAGCAGGGCGACTTCGACCGCTCCAAGGAGTACGACGCAGATCCCGTGAGCCGTGCCCGGGAGTGGGAGCGTCAGGGGGCGCGGGCGATTCACGTCGTCGACCTGGACGGCGCGAAGAGCGGCTCTCCGGTCCAGCTGGATCTCATAAAGGAGATGGCCCGAGCGGTAGACGTGCCGCTCCAGGCCGGCGGCGGCGTCCGCACCCTGGAGGACGCGCGCCGGCTCCGGGATTCCGGGGCGGCCCGCATGGTCATGGGCACCGCCGCCGTGGACGACAGAGACTTGCGGCTGCGAGCCGTGGAGGAGCTTGGCGTGGCGCTGGTCGTGGCCGTTGATGCCCGTGGCGGCGTGGTCGCAACCCACGGCTGGCAGCGCGAGAGCGGAATAGAGGTCCTGGAGCTCGCCGAAGAGCTAGACGCCGACGGCGTGGCCTCCGTCCTGTACACCGACGTATCCCGCGACGGCATGGACGCCGGGGCCGCCCTCGAAGAGACCGCCGCCGTCGCCGAGAGGATAGCCACCATAGCCAGCGGCGGCGTACGTGGCGCCTCGGACATCTCCGCCCTCGCAAAGCTCCCCGGTGTAACGGGAGCGATAGTTGGCACGGCTCTCTACGAGGGTGCCGTCACGCTGGAGGAGCTACTCGAGGCCGCGAGCAAGGGCTGA
- a CDS encoding sensor histidine kinase, translating into MYGPGALVTSFTGLRWRLVLAASLAVAVLGWVIGYLSVFVFVASMGILSRREVSDAEIQAFGDVMVYGGPILHLGLVLVAARWLSLKVGERFLMYGVCIGLLSTMLHQVMGLNWAPFTVEQAARYLALALVGGLLGGLWGRATWERREALYNTSLRLGSAADAGDTVAAIGESLAGPDVGGVILLRAVVRPGESSPEKLEPLAHWPAENGPGLPLEALVDGGVIRAAGLSGGTASPVLLRSGEMPEDWKEARKSRNVGSVLLLPLHYPGAAESAPERRVSALAVTFRRKLWRPSRGVVRDYQTIAVQVTLALENMRLLEEARRAGREAGVLVERQRLAHEIHDTLAQGFNSIVIKLETMERRLPPAAAAARTDLDSARATARESLAEARRLIWALRPEALDRHSLPEALQTLAERWSGENDARAGVSVSGTPRQLPTEVETALLRTAQETLSNARKHARASRVMLTLSYMKGLVVLDAWDDGVGFDPGGVSREAMPHDTGGFGLRAMRERISQLGGSVTVESEPGEGTSLAVELPVAEGAEKQGDESPAEPEPPGVELQPAGETARRAR; encoded by the coding sequence TTGTACGGGCCGGGTGCTTTGGTTACGAGCTTCACGGGATTGCGGTGGCGGCTGGTGCTGGCCGCCAGCCTGGCCGTTGCGGTGCTCGGCTGGGTTATCGGGTACCTCTCGGTCTTCGTCTTCGTCGCCTCCATGGGAATCCTGAGCCGCAGGGAGGTCTCGGATGCCGAGATACAAGCCTTCGGCGACGTCATGGTCTACGGCGGGCCGATCTTGCACCTGGGCCTCGTCCTCGTGGCGGCGCGTTGGCTCTCGCTGAAGGTCGGCGAGCGGTTCCTGATGTATGGGGTCTGCATCGGGCTCCTCTCGACCATGCTGCATCAGGTCATGGGGCTGAACTGGGCGCCGTTCACGGTAGAGCAAGCTGCCCGGTATCTGGCTCTGGCCCTGGTGGGCGGCCTGCTCGGCGGCCTCTGGGGCAGGGCGACGTGGGAGCGCCGGGAAGCACTCTACAATACGAGCCTCCGGCTCGGTTCCGCTGCGGACGCCGGGGACACGGTCGCGGCTATAGGCGAGAGCCTGGCCGGGCCAGATGTCGGCGGCGTCATCCTTCTGAGGGCGGTAGTCCGCCCCGGAGAGAGCTCCCCGGAAAAGCTGGAACCCCTGGCCCACTGGCCCGCGGAAAACGGTCCGGGTCTGCCGCTGGAGGCCCTCGTGGACGGGGGTGTGATCCGGGCCGCCGGGCTCTCTGGGGGGACGGCCTCCCCGGTGTTGCTCCGTTCCGGCGAGATGCCGGAAGATTGGAAAGAGGCCCGGAAGAGCCGTAATGTGGGCTCCGTACTCCTGCTCCCGCTCCACTATCCCGGGGCGGCTGAATCCGCACCGGAGAGGCGGGTAAGCGCGCTCGCGGTTACTTTCCGCCGGAAGCTGTGGAGGCCTTCGAGGGGCGTCGTGCGCGACTACCAGACCATAGCAGTCCAGGTGACGCTCGCCCTGGAGAACATGCGGCTCCTCGAAGAGGCCCGCAGAGCAGGCCGGGAGGCCGGCGTCCTCGTCGAGCGCCAGCGGCTGGCGCACGAGATCCACGACACCCTGGCCCAGGGCTTCAATAGCATAGTCATAAAGCTCGAAACGATGGAGCGGAGGCTGCCCCCGGCTGCGGCGGCCGCGCGTACGGACCTTGACTCGGCCCGCGCCACCGCCCGCGAGAGCCTCGCGGAGGCGCGGAGGCTAATATGGGCCCTGCGCCCCGAAGCACTCGACCGGCACTCGCTGCCCGAGGCCCTGCAGACGCTCGCCGAACGGTGGTCCGGTGAGAACGACGCTCGCGCGGGAGTAAGCGTGTCCGGCACGCCCCGGCAACTGCCGACGGAGGTAGAGACCGCGCTGCTCAGGACCGCCCAGGAGACGCTCTCGAACGCCCGCAAGCACGCCCGTGCCAGCCGGGTAATGCTGACGCTATCGTACATGAAGGGCCTGGTCGTGCTCGACGCCTGGGACGACGGCGTCGGCTTCGACCCCGGCGGAGTGTCCAGGGAAGCCATGCCCCACGACACCGGAGGCTTCGGGTTGCGGGCGATGCGGGAGAGGATCTCACAGCTCGGCGGCTCGGTCACGGTCGAGAGTGAGCCCGGAGAGGGGACCTCTCTGGCGGTAGAGCTGCCGGTCGCGGAGGGCGCGGAGAAACAGGGAGATGAAAGTCCCGCAGAGCCCGAGCCCCCCGGAGTGGAACTGCAGCCCGCCGGGGAGACCGCGAGGAGGGCCCGCTGA